A stretch of Gopherus evgoodei ecotype Sinaloan lineage chromosome 12, rGopEvg1_v1.p, whole genome shotgun sequence DNA encodes these proteins:
- the PABPN1L gene encoding embryonic polyadenylate-binding protein 2, with protein sequence MAARQKVVDEDSDLSPLEGDSAEELGVLDPELEAIKAKVREMEEEDERLKELQAEAKNHLILRSQAGIPFPRTAEEKIEADQRSIYVGNVDYGGTAEELESHFNSCGQINRVTILCDKFSGHPKGYAYIEFEDKSSVKAAVELDKSMFRGRVIKVLPKRTNMPGISTTDRGGSRGRFPSRGGLSQRANVYGALRARSRGRVYRGRGRLSLWYSPY encoded by the exons ATGGCGGCTCGGCAGAAGGTCGTGGATGAAGACTCAGACCTGAGCCCGCTGGAGGGAGACAGTGCAGAGGAGCTGGGTGTGCTGGACCCG GAGCTGGAAGCCATCAAGGCTAAAGTCCgtgagatggaggaggaggacgagcggCTCAAGGAGCTGCAGGCTGAGGCCAAGAACCACCTCATCCTGAGATCACAGGCAG GTATTCCCTTTCCTAGGACAGCAGAGGAGAAAATCGAGGCGGATCAGAGATCCATTTACGTGGGCAAT GTGGACTATGGTGGAACAGCAGAAGAGCTGGAGTCCCATTTCAATAGCTGTGGGCAGATCAACCGAGTGACCATCCTCTGTGATAAATTCTCCGGACATCCCAAAGG GTATGCATACATTGAGTTTGAGGACAAGAGCTCTGTGAAGGCAGCGGTAGAGCTGGACAAGAGCATGTTCAGAGGTCGGGTCATCAAG GTGCTGCCCAAGAGGACCAACATGCCAGGTATCAGCACAACTGACCGTGGTGGCTCAAGGGGCCGTTTTCCAAGCAGGGGGGGCCTGTCGCAAAGGGCAAACGTCTATGGAGCACTGAGAGCAAGATCCCGAGGGAGAGTGTACAG GGGTCGTGGCAGGCTATCGCTGTGGTACTCTCCCTACTAG
- the CBFA2T3 gene encoding protein CBFA2T3 isoform X3, with protein sequence MPDSPADVKTQSRSTPPNMPPPPPAVTQGATRHPSFTPNTIMNGSSHSPTAINGAPSTPNGFSNGPATSSTASLSTHQLPPACGARQLSKLKRFLTTLQQFGNDISPEIGERVRTLVLGLVNSTLTIEEFHSKLQEATNFPLRPFVIPFLKANLPLLQRELLHCARMAKQTPAQYLAQHEQLLLDANASSPIDSSELLLEVTETGKRRTPDRTKENGLDRDPLHPEHLSKRPCTMSPAQRYSPSNGLSHQPNGLPHPTPPPPPPPHYRLEDMAMAHHYRDTYRHPDPRELRERHRQVAMHGSRQEEVIDHRLTDREWAEEWKHLNNLLNCIMDMVEKTRRSLTVLRRCQEADREELNHWIRRYSDAEDMKKGTNPPPRSHNSSSNSEAPTLDAHREFVPRPLSGYMPEEIWRKAEEAVNEVKRQAMSELQKAVSDAERKAHELITTERAKMERALAEAKRQASEDALSVINQQEDSSESCWNCGRKASETCSGCNTARYCGSFCQHKDWEKHHHVCGQTLQGLQASAGAAPSSGVGLGVGSAQTDVVAVSTSITSVATMAASPSETGSAAASRSGTPATPAPLETASR encoded by the exons TAATGAATGGAAGCAGCCACTCCCCTACCGCTATCAATGGAGCTCCCTCTACCCCCAACGGGTTCAGCAACGGGCCTGCCACCTCCTCCACTGCCTCCCTGTCCACCCATCAGCTCCCTCCCGCGTGTGGCGCCCGGCAGCTCAGCAAACTCAAGCGCTTCCTGACCACCCTGCAGCAGTTTGGGAACGACATCTCTCCGGAGATTGGGGAGCGGGTGCGCACGCTGGTGCTGGGGCTTGTG AACTCCACGCTGACCATCGAAGAGTTCCACTCCAAGCTCCAGGAGGCAACTAACTTCCCACTGCGCCCCTTCGTCATCCCCTTCCTGAAG GCCAACCTGCCCTTGCTGCAGCGCGAGCTGCTCCACTGCGCCCGCATGGCCAAGCAGACCCCAGCCCAGTACCTGGCCCAGCACGAACAGCTGCTGCTTGATGCCAACGCCTCGTCCCCCATCGACTCCTCTGAGCTGCTCCTGGAGGTCACCGAGACTGGCAAGAGGAGGACACCAGACAG GACCAAAGAGAACGGCTTGGACCGAGACCCTCTGCACCCCGAACACCTCAGCAAACGGCCGTGCACCATGAGCCCCGCTCAGCGGTACAGCCCCAGCAACGGGCTGAGCCACCAGCCCAACgggctgccccaccccaccccgccaccGCCACCGCCACCACACTACCGCCTGGAGGACATGGCCATGGCACACCACTACCGGGACACCTACCGGCACCCCGACCCCAGGGAGCTCCGGGAGCGCCACCGGCAAGTGG CCATGCACGGCTCCCGCCAGGAGGAAGTGATCGACCACAGACTAACAGACAGGGAGTGGGCTGAGGAGTGGAAACACCTCAACAAC CTGCTGAACTGCATCATGGACATGGTGGAGAAGACACGGCGCTCCCTCACCGTGCTGCGCCGCTGCCAGGAGGCCGACCGCGAGGAGCTCAACCACTGGATCCGCCGCTACAGTGATGCTGAAGACATGAAGAAAGGcaccaaccccccaccccgctcccacaACAGCTCCTCCAACTCTGAGGCCCCCACATTAG ACGCTCACCGGGAGTTTGTGCCCAGGCCCCTCTCTGGTTACATGCCCGAGGAAATCTGGAGGAAAGCTG AAGAAGCTGTGAACGAGGTGAAGCGCCAGGCCATGTCCGAGCTCCAGAAGGCAGTGTCGGATGCGGAGCGCAAAGCCCATGAGCTGATCACTACCGAGCGAGCCAAGATGGAGAGGGCCCTGGCGGAGGCCAAGCGCCAGGCTTCCGAGGACGCGCTGTCGGTGATCAATCAGCAGGAGGACTCGAGTGAG AGCTGCTGGAACTGCGGGCGCAAGGCCAGCGAGACCTGCAGCGGATGCAACACGGCCCGCTACTGCGGCTCCTTCTGCCAGCACAAGGATTGGGAGAAGCACCACCACGTCTGTGGGCAGACTCTGCAGGGCCTCCAGGCCTCCGCCGGCGCAGCCCCTTCCTCCGGGGTGGGCTTAGGAGTGGGCTCAGCTCAAACGGATGTGGTGGCTGTCAGCACCTCCATCACCAGCGTGGCCACCATGGCCGCCAGCCCCAGCGAAACTGGCTCGGCTGCTGCTTCGCGCTCCGGCACGCCAgccaccccagctcctctggaAACGGCGTCACGCTAA
- the LOC115660531 gene encoding uncharacterized protein LOC115660531 isoform X3 has translation MGLHWCFSPQYVMHLCKSQFAPGEHVYCGLCLSRFARGEHVYCRFVCPDLNRGECAYRRLVSVPICRGGVCLPQACVCPDLQRGSVSTAGLCLSRFAAGECVYRRLVSVPICSGGVCLPQACVCPDLQRGSVSTAGLCLSRFAAGECVYRRLVSVPICSGGVCLPQACVCPDLQRGSVSTAGLCLSRFAAGECVYRRLVSVPICSGGVCLLQACVCPDLQRGSVSTAGLCLSRFAQGERVYCRFVCPDLNRGECAYRRLVSVPICSGGVCLPQACVCPDLQRGSVSTAGLCLSRFAEGECVYRRLVSVPICSGGVCLPQACVCPDLQRGSVSTAGLCLSRFAAGECVYRRLVSVPICSGGVCLPQACICLDLQCGSVSTAGLCLSRFAAGECVYRRLVSVPICSGGVCLPQACVCPDLQRGSVSTAGLCLSRFAAGECVYRRLVSVPICSGGVCLPQACVCLDLQRGSVSTAGLCLSRFVTGSVSTAGLCLS, from the exons ATGGGCTTGCACTGGTGCTTCTCACCCCAGTATGTGATGCATCTGTGCAAATCCCAGTTTGCACCAGGGGAGCATGTCTACTGCGGTTTGTGTCTGTCCCGATTTGCACGGGGGGAACATGTCTACTGCAGGTTTGTGTGTCCCGATTTGAACAGGGGGGAGTGTGCCTaccgcaggcttgtgtctgtcccGATTTGCAGAGGGGGAGTGTGTCTaccgcaggcttgtgtctgtcccGATTTGCAGCGGGGGAGTGTGTCTaccgcaggcttgtgtctgtcccGATTTGCAGCGGGGGAGTGTGTCTaccgcaggcttgtgtctgtcccGATTTGCAGCGGGGGAGTGTGTCTACCGCAG gcttgtgtctgtcccGATTTGCAGCGGGGGAGTGTGTCTaccgcaggcttgtgtctgtcccGATTTGCAGCGGGGGAGTGTGTCTaccgcaggcttgtgtctgtcccGATTTGCAGCGGGGGAGTGTGTCTACCGCAG gcttgtgtctgtcccGATTTGCAGCGGGGGAGTGTGTCTaccgcaggcttgtgtctgtcccGATTTGCAGCGGGGGAGTGTGTCTaccgcaggcttgtgtctgtcccGATTTGCAGCGGGGGAGTGTGTCTACtgcaggcttgtgtctgtcccGATTTACAGCGGGGGAGTGTGTCTACtgcaggcttgtgtctgtcccGATTTGCACAGGGGGAACGTGTCTACTGCAGGTTTGTGTGTCCCGATTTGAACAGGGGGGAGTGTGCCTaccgcaggcttgtgtctgtcccGATTTGCAGCGGGGGAGTGTGTCTaccgcaggcttgtgtctgtcccGATTTGCAGAGGGGGAGTGTGTCTaccgcaggcttgtgtctgtcccGATTTGCAGAGGGGGAGTGTGTCTaccgcaggcttgtgtctgtcccGATTTGCAGCGGGGGAGTGTGTCTaccgcaggcttgtgtctgtcccGATTTGCAGAGGGGGAGTGTGTCTaccgcaggcttgtgtctgtcccGATTTGCAGCGGGGGAGTGTGTCTaccgcaggcttgtgtctgtcccGATTTGCAGCGGGGGAGTGTGTCTACCGCAGGCTTGCATCTGTCTTGATTTGCAGTGTGGGAGTGTGTCTaccgcaggcttgtgtctgtcccGATTTGCAGCGGGGGAGTGTGTCTaccgcaggcttgtgtctgtcccGATTTGCAGCGGGGGAGTGTGTCTaccgcaggcttgtgtctgtcccGATTTGCAGCGGGGGAGTGTGTCTaccgcaggcttgtgtctgtcccGATTTGCAGCGGGGGAGTGTGTCTaccgcaggcttgtgtctgtcccGATTTGCAGCGGGGGAGTGTGTCTaccgcaggcttgtgtctgtcttGATTTGCAGCGTGGGAGTGTGTCTaccgcaggcttgtgtctgtcccGATTTGTAACGGGGAGTGTGTCTaccgcaggcttgtgtctgtcttGA
- the LOC115660531 gene encoding uncharacterized protein LOC115660531 isoform X4: MGLHWCFSPQYVMHLCKSQFAPGEHVYCGLCLSRFARGEHVYCRFVCPDLNRGECAYRRLVSVPICRGGVCLPQACVCPDLQRGSVSTAGLCLSRFAAGECVYRRLVSVPICSGGVCLPQACVCPDLQRGSVSTAGLCLSRFAAGECVYRRLVSVPICSGGVCLPQACVCPDLQRGSVSTAGLCLSRFAAGECVYRRLVSVPICSGGVCLLQACVCPDLQRGSVSTAGLCLSRFAQGERVYCRFVCPDLNRGECAYRRLVSVPICSGGVCLPQACVCPDLQRGSVSTAGLCLSRFAEGECVYRRLVSVPICSGGVCLPQACVCPDLQRGSVSTAGLCLSRFAAGECVYRRLVSVPICSGGVCLPQACVCPDLQRGSVSTAGLCLSRFAAGECVYRRLVSVPICSGGVCLPQACVCPDLQRGSVSTAGLCLSRFAAGECVYRRLVSVLICSVGVCLPQACVCPDL, translated from the exons ATGGGCTTGCACTGGTGCTTCTCACCCCAGTATGTGATGCATCTGTGCAAATCCCAGTTTGCACCAGGGGAGCATGTCTACTGCGGTTTGTGTCTGTCCCGATTTGCACGGGGGGAACATGTCTACTGCAGGTTTGTGTGTCCCGATTTGAACAGGGGGGAGTGTGCCTaccgcaggcttgtgtctgtcccGATTTGCAGAGGGGGAGTGTGTCTaccgcaggcttgtgtctgtcccGATTTGCAGCGGGGGAGTGTGTCTaccgcaggcttgtgtctgtcccGATTTGCAGCGGGGGAGTGTGTCTaccgcaggcttgtgtctgtcccGATTTGCAGCGGGGGAGTGTGTCTACCGCAG gcttgtgtctgtcccGATTTGCAGCGGGGGAGTGTGTCTaccgcaggcttgtgtctgtcccGATTTGCAGCGGGGGAGTGTGTCTaccgcaggcttgtgtctgtcccGATTTGCAGCGGGGGAGTGTGTCTACCGCAG gcttgtgtctgtcccGATTTGCAGCGGGGGAGTGTGTCTaccgcaggcttgtgtctgtcccGATTTGCAGCGGGGGAGTGTGTCTaccgcaggcttgtgtctgtcccGATTTGCAGCGGGGGAGTGTGTCTACtgcaggcttgtgtctgtcccGATTTACAGCGGGGGAGTGTGTCTACtgcaggcttgtgtctgtcccGATTTGCACAGGGGGAACGTGTCTACTGCAGGTTTGTGTGTCCCGATTTGAACAGGGGGGAGTGTGCCTaccgcaggcttgtgtctgtcccGATTTGCAGCGGGGGAGTGTGTCTaccgcaggcttgtgtctgtcccGATTTGCAGAGGGGGAGTGTGTCTaccgcaggcttgtgtctgtcccGATTTGCAGAGGGGGAGTGTGTCTaccgcaggcttgtgtctgtcccGATTTGCAGCGGGGGAGTGTGTCTaccgcaggcttgtgtctgtcccGATTTGCAGAGGGGGAGTGTGTCTaccgcaggcttgtgtctgtcccGATTTGCAGCGGGGGAGTGTGTCTaccgcaggcttgtgtctgtcccGATTTGCAGCGGGGGAGTGTGTCTACCGCAG gcttgtgtctgtcccGATTTGCAGCGGGGGAGTGTGTCTaccgcaggcttgtgtctgtcccGATTTGCAGCGGGGGAGTGTGTCTaccgcaggcttgtgtctgtcccGATTTGCAGCGGGGGAGTGTGTCTaccgcaggcttgtgtctgtcccGATTTGCAGCGGGGGAGTGTGTCTaccgcaggcttgtgtctgtcccGATTTGCAGCGGGGGAGTGTGTCTaccgcaggcttgtgtctgtcttGATTTGCAGCGTGGGAGTGTGTCTaccgcaggcttgtgtctgtcccGATTTGTAA
- the LOC115660531 gene encoding uncharacterized protein K04H4.2-like isoform X5: protein MGLHWCFSPQYVMHLCKSQFAPGEHVYCGLCLSRFARGEHVYCRFVCPDLNRGECAYRRLVSVPICRGGVCLPQACVCPDLQRGSVSTAGLCLSRFAAGECVYRRLVSVPICSGGVCLPQACICLDLQCGSVSTAGLCLSRFAAGECVYRRLVSVPICSGGVCLPQACVCPDLQRGSVSTAGLCLSRFAAGECVYRRLVSVPICSGGVCLPQACVCPDLQRGSVSTAGLCLSRFTAGECVYCRLVSVPICTGGTCLLQVCVSRFEQGGVCLPQACVCPDLQRGSVSTAGLCLSRFAEGECVYRRLVSVPICRGGVCLPQACVCPDLQRGSVSTAGLCLSRFAEGECVYRRLVSVPICSGGVCLPQACVCPDLQRGSVSTAGLHLS, encoded by the exons ATGGGCTTGCACTGGTGCTTCTCACCCCAGTATGTGATGCATCTGTGCAAATCCCAGTTTGCACCAGGGGAGCATGTCTACTGCGGTTTGTGTCTGTCCCGATTTGCACGGGGGGAACATGTCTACTGCAGGTTTGTGTGTCCCGATTTGAACAGGGGGGAGTGTGCCTaccgcaggcttgtgtctgtcccGATTTGCAGAGGGGGAGTGTGTCTaccgcaggcttgtgtctgtcccGATTTGCAGCGGGGGAGTGTGTCTaccgcaggcttgtgtctgtcccGATTTGCAGCGGGGGAGTGTGTCTaccgcaggcttgtgtctgtcccGATTTGCAGCGGGGGAGTGTGTCTACCGCAGGCTTGCATCTGTCTTGATTTGCAGTGTGGGAGTGTGTCTaccgcaggcttgtgtctgtcccGATTTGCAGCGGGGGAGTGTGTCTaccgcaggcttgtgtctgtcccGATTTGCAGCGGGGGAGTGTGTCTaccgcaggcttgtgtctgtcccGATTTGCAGCGGGGGAGTGTGTCTACCGCAG gcttgtgtctgtcccGATTTGCAGCGGGGGAGTGTGTCTaccgcaggcttgtgtctgtcccGATTTGCAGCGGGGGAGTGTGTCTaccgcaggcttgtgtctgtcccGATTTGCAGCGGGGGAGTGTGTCTACtgcaggcttgtgtctgtcccGATTTACAGCGGGGGAGTGTGTCTACtgcaggcttgtgtctgtcccGATTTGCACAGGGGGAACGTGTCTACTGCAGGTTTGTGTGTCCCGATTTGAACAGGGGGGAGTGTGCCTaccgcaggcttgtgtctgtcccGATTTGCAGCGGGGGAGTGTGTCTaccgcaggcttgtgtctgtcccGATTTGCAGAGGGGGAGTGTGTCTaccgcaggcttgtgtctgtcccGATTTGCAGAGGGGGAGTGTGTCTaccgcaggcttgtgtctgtcccGATTTGCAGCGGGGGAGTGTGTCTaccgcaggcttgtgtctgtcccGATTTGCAGAGGGGGAGTGTGTCTaccgcaggcttgtgtctgtcccGATTTGCAGCGGGGGAGTGTGTCTaccgcaggcttgtgtctgtcccGATTTGCAGCGGGGGAGTGTGTCTACCGCAGGCTTGCATCTGTCTTGA
- the LOC115660531 gene encoding keratin-associated protein 16-1-like isoform X1, whose protein sequence is MGLHWCFSPQYVMHLCKSQFAPGEHVYCGLCLSRFARGEHVYCRFVCPDLNRGECAYRRLVSVPICRGGVCLPQACVCPDLQRGSVSTAGLCLSRFAAGECVYRRLVSVPICSGGVCLPQACICLDLQCGSVSTAGLCLSRFAAGECVYRRLVSVPICSGGVCLPQACVCPDLQRGSVSTAGLCLSRFAAGECVYRRLVSVPICSGGVCLPQACVCPDLQRGSVSTAGLCLSRFTAGECVYCRLVSVPICTGGTCLLQVCVSRFEQGGVCLPQACVCPDLQRGSVSTAGLCLSRFAEGECVYRRLVSVPICRGGVCLPQACVCPDLQRGSVSTAGLCLSRFAEGECVYRRLVSVPICSGGVCLPQACVCPDLQRGSVSTAGLCLSRFAAGECVYRRLVSVPICSGGVCLPQACVCPDLQRGSVSTAGLCLSRFAAGECVYRRLVSVPICSGGVCLPQACVCLDLQRGSVSTAGLCLSRFVTGSVSTAGLCLS, encoded by the exons ATGGGCTTGCACTGGTGCTTCTCACCCCAGTATGTGATGCATCTGTGCAAATCCCAGTTTGCACCAGGGGAGCATGTCTACTGCGGTTTGTGTCTGTCCCGATTTGCACGGGGGGAACATGTCTACTGCAGGTTTGTGTGTCCCGATTTGAACAGGGGGGAGTGTGCCTaccgcaggcttgtgtctgtcccGATTTGCAGAGGGGGAGTGTGTCTaccgcaggcttgtgtctgtcccGATTTGCAGCGGGGGAGTGTGTCTaccgcaggcttgtgtctgtcccGATTTGCAGCGGGGGAGTGTGTCTaccgcaggcttgtgtctgtcccGATTTGCAGCGGGGGAGTGTGTCTACCGCAGGCTTGCATCTGTCTTGATTTGCAGTGTGGGAGTGTGTCTaccgcaggcttgtgtctgtcccGATTTGCAGCGGGGGAGTGTGTCTaccgcaggcttgtgtctgtcccGATTTGCAGCGGGGGAGTGTGTCTaccgcaggcttgtgtctgtcccGATTTGCAGCGGGGGAGTGTGTCTACCGCAG gcttgtgtctgtcccGATTTGCAGCGGGGGAGTGTGTCTaccgcaggcttgtgtctgtcccGATTTGCAGCGGGGGAGTGTGTCTaccgcaggcttgtgtctgtcccGATTTGCAGCGGGGGAGTGTGTCTACtgcaggcttgtgtctgtcccGATTTACAGCGGGGGAGTGTGTCTACtgcaggcttgtgtctgtcccGATTTGCACAGGGGGAACGTGTCTACTGCAGGTTTGTGTGTCCCGATTTGAACAGGGGGGAGTGTGCCTaccgcaggcttgtgtctgtcccGATTTGCAGCGGGGGAGTGTGTCTaccgcaggcttgtgtctgtcccGATTTGCAGAGGGGGAGTGTGTCTaccgcaggcttgtgtctgtcccGATTTGCAGAGGGGGAGTGTGTCTaccgcaggcttgtgtctgtcccGATTTGCAGCGGGGGAGTGTGTCTaccgcaggcttgtgtctgtcccGATTTGCAGAGGGGGAGTGTGTCTaccgcaggcttgtgtctgtcccGATTTGCAGCGGGGGAGTGTGTCTaccgcaggcttgtgtctgtcccGATTTGCAGCGGGGGAGTGTGTCTACCGCAG gcttgtgtctgtcccGATTTGCAGCGGGGGAGTGTGTCTaccgcaggcttgtgtctgtcccGATTTGCAGCGGGGGAGTGTGTCTaccgcaggcttgtgtctgtcccGATTTGCAGCGGGGGAGTGTGTCTaccgcaggcttgtgtctgtcccGATTTGCAGCGGGGGAGTGTGTCTaccgcaggcttgtgtctgtcccGATTTGCAGCGGGGGAGTGTGTCTaccgcaggcttgtgtctgtcttGATTTGCAGCGTGGGAGTGTGTCTaccgcaggcttgtgtctgtcccGATTTGTAACGGGGAGTGTGTCTaccgcaggcttgtgtctgtcttGA
- the LOC115660531 gene encoding tenascin-like isoform X2, producing MGLHWCFSPQYVMHLCKSQFAPGEHVYCGLCLSRFARGEHVYCRFVCPDLNRGECAYRRLVSVPICRGGVCLPQACVCPDLQRGSVSTAGLCLSRFAAGECVYRRLVSVPICSGGVCLPQACVCPDLQRGSVSTAGLCLSRFAAGECVYRRLVSVPICSGGVCLPQACICLDLQCGSVSTAGLCLSRFAAGECVYRRLVSVPICSGGVCLPQACVCPDLQRGSVSTAGLCLSRFTAGECVYCRLVSVPICTGGTCLLQVCVSRFEQGGVCLPQACVCPDLQRGSVSTAGLCLSRFAEGECVYRRLVSVPICRGGVCLPQACVCPDLQRGSVSTAGLCLSRFAEGECVYRRLVSVPICSGGVCLPQACVCPDLQRGSVSTAGLCLSRFAAGECVYRRLVSVPICSGGVCLPQACVCPDLQRGSVSTAGLCLSRFAAGECVYRRLVSVPICSGGVCLPQACVCLDLQRGSVSTAGLCLSRFVTGSVSTAGLCLS from the exons ATGGGCTTGCACTGGTGCTTCTCACCCCAGTATGTGATGCATCTGTGCAAATCCCAGTTTGCACCAGGGGAGCATGTCTACTGCGGTTTGTGTCTGTCCCGATTTGCACGGGGGGAACATGTCTACTGCAGGTTTGTGTGTCCCGATTTGAACAGGGGGGAGTGTGCCTaccgcaggcttgtgtctgtcccGATTTGCAGAGGGGGAGTGTGTCTaccgcaggcttgtgtctgtcccGATTTGCAGCGGGGGAGTGTGTCTaccgcaggcttgtgtctgtcccGATTTGCAGCGGGGGAGTGTGTCTaccgcaggcttgtgtctgtcccGATTTGCAGCGGGGGAGTGTGTCTACCGCAG gcttgtgtctgtcccGATTTGCAGCGGGGGAGTGTGTCTaccgcaggcttgtgtctgtcccGATTTGCAGCGGGGGAGTGTGTCTaccgcaggcttgtgtctgtcccGATTTGCAGCGGGGGAGTGTGTCTACCGCAGGCTTGCATCTGTCTTGATTTGCAGTGTGGGAGTGTGTCTaccgcaggcttgtgtctgtcccGATTTGCAGCGGGGGAGTGTGTCTaccgcaggcttgtgtctgtcccGATTTGCAGCGGGGGAGTGTGTCTaccgcaggcttgtgtctgtcccGATTTGCAGCGGGGGAGTGTGTCTACtgcaggcttgtgtctgtcccGATTTACAGCGGGGGAGTGTGTCTACtgcaggcttgtgtctgtcccGATTTGCACAGGGGGAACGTGTCTACTGCAGGTTTGTGTGTCCCGATTTGAACAGGGGGGAGTGTGCCTaccgcaggcttgtgtctgtcccGATTTGCAGCGGGGGAGTGTGTCTaccgcaggcttgtgtctgtcccGATTTGCAGAGGGGGAGTGTGTCTaccgcaggcttgtgtctgtcccGATTTGCAGAGGGGGAGTGTGTCTaccgcaggcttgtgtctgtcccGATTTGCAGCGGGGGAGTGTGTCTaccgcaggcttgtgtctgtcccGATTTGCAGAGGGGGAGTGTGTCTaccgcaggcttgtgtctgtcccGATTTGCAGCGGGGGAGTGTGTCTaccgcaggcttgtgtctgtcccGATTTGCAGCGGGGGAGTGTGTCTACCGCAG gcttgtgtctgtcccGATTTGCAGCGGGGGAGTGTGTCTaccgcaggcttgtgtctgtcccGATTTGCAGCGGGGGAGTGTGTCTaccgcaggcttgtgtctgtcccGATTTGCAGCGGGGGAGTGTGTCTaccgcaggcttgtgtctgtcccGATTTGCAGCGGGGGAGTGTGTCTaccgcaggcttgtgtctgtcccGATTTGCAGCGGGGGAGTGTGTCTaccgcaggcttgtgtctgtcttGATTTGCAGCGTGGGAGTGTGTCTaccgcaggcttgtgtctgtcccGATTTGTAACGGGGAGTGTGTCTaccgcaggcttgtgtctgtcttGA